The following nucleotide sequence is from Trichormus variabilis 0441.
CGCAGCCCGCCGCAGGCATCGCCTGATACTGGTCAACTGTTTGTAAAGTTAATCCCTGCTCATGAGTCTCTAACTGGTGTAGCGCATCATCTTCCAGCGTCCACAGGTAACAGTTAATGTCCTGGTGTTGGCAAACTGAAGCAAGATTGGTCAGCAGTTGCCGCCGCTCTTGCAATGGAGATTCGACAGCAATCAGCTGATTGTTAAGCTTAATTAATCCAAATATTTGCTTGATTAACTGATTATTCATCAGAGTGTTTAATTGAGTTCACCCTGATAATAGAAACAGCGAAAATTCTTTACTAGTTACTTTCGTACCCAAAAAAATAGCACGAAAGTAACTTGACATTTGTGCAGCTAAAGCTCCAATTCTTGTCCGTGATATTGGCGTTGTTGTAATTGACGAGAAAAATTAACTAATTGGAGATTCCAATCCTTTTCACACTTGATTTGAGTCGCTTGTGGCAGTATTGCTTTAACAGCCCTTGCCGCAGTTAGTTGATTAAAGGCCACTTGTACATGAGGAATATTCTGCAATCGCTGTTGGGGTAGGTTTTTGGGGTCATCAATAGCTATGAATACGGTTTTAGATTCGGGTATTCCTTTGGTGAGGTATTCCAACATAGCTAGTGAAATAGTTTCAACGGGAGACTGACACAGCACCGCTCTTGAGTTCTCATCATTCGCCTTGCCCCCCAGGTGAAAATAAAACCAACTATCCCTGCGATGGGTTCCCACATAATAGCCTGAGATATCATTGAGCGTTCCCTGTAAAAATGCACCTTTAGAAGTTCCATGTTGATCCCGCATCACAAATACGGCATTTGCTTTTGAGTCAGCGTAAACTAGTCCCTGCTGGTGCAACATTTGTACACAATCATACTAAATTGGGAAAGGAAGTATTAATTGAATAACTGAGGTCAAATTTGGCAAATCCAATCAAACCCAACCTTGCCATGAACAATTTGAGGGTGAGACATTAACCATTGACAACGAGAAATTAACACAGTTTCTAGTTCATCGAGAGTAGAAAACATCTGATTAGCAACAGCTTCACGTAGAAGCGACCAAACACACTCAGTCGGTTGGAGTTGAGGTGTATAAGCAGGCAGAGGAAACAGAATGATACCAGCTGGCAACATTAATTGTTTACTGGTATGCCAACCAGCTTGATCAACAAGCAAAACAATGATTTTGTGATGATGAGGATTGACTTCAGCGGCAAAAGCATCTAAAGCCATTTGCATGACAGCAATGTTGACTCTGGGTAAAATCAAGAAAAAACTCTCGCCAGTAGCTGGATGGACAAATCCATAAGTATAAAGCCATTGGTAACGAGTGCGATGCACAGCATTGGGACGATGACCTACTGGTGTCCAAACTCGACGGACGATGGGTTTGAGGCCTAATCGAGCTTCATCTTCTGCCCAAACTTCAACTGATTTGTGCGGATGGAGGAAACGTAACAATCGCACAAACTCCGTTAACTCAGTTTTAAACATCTGTCTTTGAACAAAAGTTGCCGCCTCAGTATGCAGAGGTCGTGGTTGTTGCAGACTAAATCCTAGCCTTTTGAGGTAATCCCAAGCTGTAGTGACATGGAGTGTAATTCCAAACTGTACTCGGATCAATTCCCCTACTTTTGGCGCACTCCATAACCCCCCATCTTCTGGTGGTGAAGCTAACCTTTGGCGCAACCACTGTTGTTGCTCGTTTGTGAGTGCAAGTTTTTTTCCTCCTGGTTTCAGTTTCTGTTGATTGATGATTCCGTTTGCTCCTAGCTTGTTGTATCGCCGCACGATTTTTCTCACCCAGTCCCCTGAGAATCCCACAATCTCTGCTACCTTTTGCGCTGACAACTGTGGTTGTTGATTGAGCAATTTAATCACTAACCATCGGGTTTTCTCTTGTGCATCTTCACATCGGCGATAACTTTGTTCTATTTCTTCTGTTGATAGATGCTCTGTTAGTTTTATCCTGGGACGTACCATTTTTCTAGCCTTTTTCCCTCTGCTTCAAATGATACTACCTTTCCCTATTCAGTATCAGAGGGGATGCCCCGTTTATGTTTGAGGTAATGTTCTACTTGCTGCCAGCTAGTTTTATCCTCAATAGGTAATGTGAATTGAGGGACTGGCTGGGTCTGGATAATCTCACTTGTCATTCTTCTAGTAGAGGCGATCGCTGCACGTTGCGCCCCAACCTCACCAAATCGCTCCCTCAACCATGTGATAGCTTGAACTTGGTCACATTTATTAACGTGTTTCACCAAATTGAGCGCTCCATGACCCGACAATACTGAACCATTGCTAATGTCAGTAAATCCAGAGCCATCGATAGTAATGATATGTCCATGACCCCGCCATTGCTCATGCTCACGGTTTAGCCCCAACTCCCAAGCAACATCATCCAAAGCTAAATCAGTTGACCATTCGGTTAGTTTTTGTAATTGTTGATTTTCTTGCTCTGATTGCTCAATTCGTTGCCTTAATTGTTCATTCTCAAAAGCTAACGCCTTTGCCGTAGCTTCCATTTCCTGTTTACGCGCAGTCGCTCTGTCTCGGTCAGCCGCTTTAGCCTTTAATTGCGCTGCACTCAGTTCATCAACTTCTAAGTCTCGCCCCTCCTCCACTATGCGGTAAAAATCCTTGATGTCCTGGTGCTGGGCTTTACTTCCCCTAATCCCACGCTCCAACCCAATTAGGCGCATCGTGTTGTAGTAAGAATCTTGAAACTCATGAATTTTTTGCCTGCCATCGAAGAAATGATTACAGCGCAATTGCCCGGCATCATCAATCGGCACAAAGTAAGCGTGAATGTGGGGTGTGGCTTCATCCAGGTGTAACTCGGCTCTAACAATGCGATCGCCATATTCATCCGCCAACCATTGGTGAGTCGCTTCTACCCAGTCATCCAACTTTTGCCCTTCATAGTACCCAGCATTAGTTGGGCAGTCTGGGCGGAAATAACTAGGCGATGCACTCAACAGTAACTCTACGCAGTAGACCGCATCAGTGCGAATCTTTCGCTTCTGCTCATGCTCCTCTATCTTGGCTAAAACTAAATCCTCTAGTCGTTCATCCTCTTCGAGGCTACCAATGAACCTAATATTTTTTTGGGTGGGATCTGCATTAGGAGTTTCACGTTCTCTTGCAGTGTGAGATGCACTCCCTGATATATTCCCCCGCTTTAATTTTTTTAATCGGGCGATCGCATAGCTCATGGCTTTACTTCTTGAATAAACTTGGTATGATTTTTTTATGACGCTGATTTCCCCAAAATTTGGGTAATTGCGACTAGTCGCCAAAATAGCTAAATCGCTCAAATGCGAAAAAGTGAAGATAGCCGTAGTAAGTACGACTATTTTAGCGGCTTAAAAGAAATTTTTCTGGAAAATCTCATACTTAACGAAGCCAAACCTTTGCCCAGCAAGGCTTTCATAGTTTTGCTCCGGTCGCAAAAACCTTGTGAGAGCGAAATACCTCAAACACCCCCGAAACACCCCCGAAACACCCCCGAAACACCCCCGAAACACCCCCGAAGTAATTTTGGAAGTTTTGGGAAAGCGTTTCCAATTTTGCTCCCGAAACACCCCCGAAACACCCCTGAAGAACCCCCGGTTAACCCCTGAAACACCCCCGGTTAACCCCTGAAACACCCCTAAAGTTGTTTGCGTGGTAAAACCGTAAACTTCGGCACTTTAAAGTACTTAGGACAACATGAATATATCAAGCAAAAAAAATATTGAACTACCGAGAGTGAGGCGGCAAGCTGATTCTTGGGATGGGATAGTGATTGAGTATTTGATGAACCATCCATCAAAGAAACCAGTTAATGAATTAGTAATGGAAGCGGTAACTAACTATTGGTTAGTGGAAGCACTAGTAGGGACGATAAGTGAACAAGAGTTAATTAAGGCAAGTTGGTTGGTTATGGGGTCACTAGAAGGAAAACTCATAACCATTAGAACCATTAGTGGCATACCCAAGTTGAGGGAGAAGCAAGTTCCAACAGTGGAGAAGAGTGTTAGTGTAGCGGCAAAAGTAGTAACACAAACAGAACCCTCTTTTGTAGATGAAGTTGTGCCTAACTCAAACTCAACACAAGTGCCAGTTGTGGTTCAGGAAAATAAGCCATTACTGCAAAATGAAGACGAGCAAAAGGGCTTGCAAGATGAGGACTTTGCAGAATTTGAAGAAGAGGATTTGGGATTACTCCAATTGCCATTAAGCCATGACCTGAAAATTGCTAACGATTTAATGGGATTTAATCAATCAAACTAATTAATCAA
It contains:
- a CDS encoding DUF3991 domain-containing protein translates to MLHQQGLVYADSKANAVFVMRDQHGTSKGAFLQGTLNDISGYYVGTHRRDSWFYFHLGGKANDENSRAVLCQSPVETISLAMLEYLTKGIPESKTVFIAIDDPKNLPQQRLQNIPHVQVAFNQLTAARAVKAILPQATQIKCEKDWNLQLVNFSRQLQQRQYHGQELEL
- a CDS encoding IS630-like element ISAva6 family transposase, encoding MVRPRIKLTEHLSTEEIEQSYRRCEDAQEKTRWLVIKLLNQQPQLSAQKVAEIVGFSGDWVRKIVRRYNKLGANGIINQQKLKPGGKKLALTNEQQQWLRQRLASPPEDGGLWSAPKVGELIRVQFGITLHVTTAWDYLKRLGFSLQQPRPLHTEAATFVQRQMFKTELTEFVRLLRFLHPHKSVEVWAEDEARLGLKPIVRRVWTPVGHRPNAVHRTRYQWLYTYGFVHPATGESFFLILPRVNIAVMQMALDAFAAEVNPHHHKIIVLLVDQAGWHTSKQLMLPAGIILFPLPAYTPQLQPTECVWSLLREAVANQMFSTLDELETVLISRCQWLMSHPQIVHGKVGFDWICQI
- the mobV gene encoding MobV family relaxase, whose amino-acid sequence is MSYAIARLKKLKRGNISGSASHTARERETPNADPTQKNIRFIGSLEEDERLEDLVLAKIEEHEQKRKIRTDAVYCVELLLSASPSYFRPDCPTNAGYYEGQKLDDWVEATHQWLADEYGDRIVRAELHLDEATPHIHAYFVPIDDAGQLRCNHFFDGRQKIHEFQDSYYNTMRLIGLERGIRGSKAQHQDIKDFYRIVEEGRDLEVDELSAAQLKAKAADRDRATARKQEMEATAKALAFENEQLRQRIEQSEQENQQLQKLTEWSTDLALDDVAWELGLNREHEQWRGHGHIITIDGSGFTDISNGSVLSGHGALNLVKHVNKCDQVQAITWLRERFGEVGAQRAAIASTRRMTSEIIQTQPVPQFTLPIEDKTSWQQVEHYLKHKRGIPSDTE